One part of the Corynebacterium aurimucosum ATCC 700975 genome encodes these proteins:
- a CDS encoding D-isomer specific 2-hydroxyacid dehydrogenase family protein, with product MRYFMGPDVWAATVADIDAAGHQRVGSLEEAEVFVNTASDPAQTPEIPENIQWVQYCFTGVNRHIEAGLIRRDGLPWCNSAGAFAKPVAESALGLMLSQAHHHKAFALAKSWSVARELDESQAWLYEQQGPTRVLIVGAGGIGKQLMAYLAPFGAHITAVNRSGRPVDGADATLPIERIDEAWGEADFVVSILPATAATEALFDAAVFRAMKRSAVFINVGRGSTVVTDDLVDALRTGEIAGAGLEVMDPEPLPDGHPLYDLPNATLTPHMAASDHVAQYHLGAIFNANAAAWERGEEMPTRVDPDAGY from the coding sequence ATGCGTTATTTCATGGGCCCCGACGTGTGGGCAGCAACCGTGGCAGATATCGATGCTGCCGGGCACCAGCGTGTCGGGAGCTTGGAGGAGGCGGAGGTCTTTGTGAACACCGCCTCCGATCCGGCGCAGACCCCGGAGATTCCGGAGAACATCCAGTGGGTGCAATACTGCTTCACTGGGGTGAACCGCCATATCGAGGCCGGGCTCATCCGGCGGGATGGCCTGCCGTGGTGCAACTCCGCCGGCGCTTTTGCCAAGCCCGTGGCGGAATCCGCGCTGGGGCTCATGCTCTCCCAGGCGCACCACCACAAGGCTTTCGCCCTGGCGAAGTCGTGGTCGGTGGCGCGTGAACTCGATGAATCCCAGGCTTGGCTCTATGAGCAGCAGGGGCCAACGCGCGTGCTCATCGTGGGCGCGGGAGGCATCGGAAAGCAGCTCATGGCCTACCTCGCGCCCTTCGGCGCGCATATCACTGCGGTGAACCGCTCGGGCCGCCCAGTGGACGGCGCGGACGCAACACTGCCCATCGAGCGCATCGACGAAGCATGGGGCGAGGCGGATTTCGTGGTGAGTATCCTGCCAGCGACGGCCGCCACGGAAGCTCTCTTTGATGCCGCAGTGTTCCGCGCCATGAAGCGCTCGGCGGTGTTTATCAACGTCGGCCGCGGCAGCACCGTGGTGACTGATGATCTCGTGGACGCACTGCGCACGGGCGAGATTGCCGGAGCGGGCCTTGAGGTCATGGATCCGGAGCCGCTTCCGGATGGCCACCCGCTTTATGATCTCCCCAACGCCACGCTGACCCCGCACATGGCGGCCTCGGATCACGTGGCCCAGTACCACTTGGGTGCTATCTTCAATGCCAACGCCGCCGCGTGGGAGCGCGGCGAAGAAATGCCCACGCG